A stretch of the Corynebacterium maris DSM 45190 genome encodes the following:
- a CDS encoding TRAP transporter small permease has product MNNTTLDPTGALPVRTSPLERAANIVVRISVIVAGVALLGMVANVFFDVTLRTGINTPIQGTNQFVSYWWMLPLTFFGLAAAQKFGEHTDLPLVYDRLTPRGKPVMMIIALTCISVFVALIGWFGLENAFAQASIGEYDASTGVSTWPPRFAVPLACLFFLTVLVAQIIQEVKALLNTPAEFTDADAGSASTERDTF; this is encoded by the coding sequence ATGAACAACACGACCCTCGACCCCACGGGCGCACTCCCCGTCCGAACCAGCCCGCTTGAGCGCGCTGCCAACATTGTCGTCCGCATCTCCGTCATCGTCGCCGGTGTCGCCTTGCTGGGTATGGTGGCCAACGTGTTTTTCGACGTGACGCTGCGCACGGGCATCAACACCCCGATCCAGGGAACCAACCAGTTCGTTTCCTACTGGTGGATGCTCCCCCTGACCTTCTTTGGGCTGGCCGCCGCCCAGAAATTTGGCGAGCACACCGACTTGCCGCTCGTCTACGATCGCCTCACCCCACGCGGCAAACCCGTCATGATGATCATCGCCCTAACCTGCATCAGCGTCTTCGTCGCCTTGATCGGCTGGTTCGGCCTAGAAAACGCTTTTGCCCAAGCCTCGATCGGCGAATACGACGCCTCCACCGGCGTCAGCACATGGCCACCTCGTTTCGCCGTTCCCCTCGCTTGTCTGTTTTTCCTGACCGTCTTGGTGGCTCAGATCATCCAGGAGGTTAAGGCGCTCCTGAACACCCCAGCAGAATTCACGGACGCGGACGCAGGTTCAGCCAGCACAGAAAGGGACACTTTCTAA
- a CDS encoding DUF6308 family protein has product MRCYDQVGATTAAKLIARKRPRLYPIYDSVVVEELGLKRRLFHELRKELTENPALRALCAQLRTAAELPASISILRVFDVMTWMSTRTS; this is encoded by the coding sequence CTGCGGTGTTATGACCAGGTGGGTGCGACCACCGCCGCGAAGTTGATCGCCCGGAAACGCCCCCGGTTGTATCCGATCTACGATTCTGTGGTCGTCGAAGAGCTGGGACTGAAACGAAGGCTATTTCACGAGCTGCGGAAAGAACTCACGGAGAATCCGGCCTTGCGTGCATTGTGCGCGCAGTTGCGGACGGCGGCAGAGCTACCGGCGTCGATAAGCATCCTGCGTGTCTTTGATGTGATGACCTGGATGAGCACAAGGACCTCGTGA
- a CDS encoding AbrB family transcriptional regulator, with the protein MKRIDIDPKTARRWVAVVLASLALGWLLSRWQVPAAWIVAGIVTAGASALASGEELPVNRTVYTFGAGIVGILAGLPLAGESLPQLLGFVLPGLVVAAFTIGMGCMAGFVLAWAQPSIDRKTGILSMLAGGASFMPAIAKEIGADIRYVALTQYLRLLAVALSLPAVTGLIGTPSGGTPASGGAVGQTWWMIVIVVAIALVGGPLGSLVKLPAPSVLGPLLLAVTLSIAFPETLNLQPPEVLRALAFLSIGWLAGGALSMTALKNFVRQLPLTVLLIAALIAACALLAVPIAAWVEINYFDAYLATSPGAIDVVLAISSESGTDPAVVAIQVTRLILILIVAASLPRIIALLSRP; encoded by the coding sequence ATGAAGCGGATAGACATCGACCCCAAGACAGCCCGCCGGTGGGTGGCCGTAGTCTTGGCGTCCCTCGCCCTGGGCTGGCTACTCAGCCGCTGGCAGGTGCCGGCCGCATGGATTGTGGCGGGCATTGTGACGGCGGGTGCCTCCGCGCTGGCCAGCGGGGAGGAACTGCCGGTCAACCGCACGGTTTACACCTTCGGCGCCGGTATAGTGGGGATCTTGGCAGGCCTGCCGCTGGCTGGGGAATCTCTGCCTCAGCTTCTCGGGTTCGTGCTGCCAGGGCTCGTGGTCGCCGCTTTTACCATCGGCATGGGATGCATGGCGGGATTCGTCCTGGCCTGGGCCCAACCGTCGATCGACCGCAAGACCGGAATTTTATCCATGCTGGCCGGTGGGGCGTCTTTTATGCCCGCGATAGCCAAAGAGATCGGCGCCGATATCCGCTACGTCGCCCTCACGCAATACCTTCGCCTATTGGCGGTGGCGCTGTCCTTGCCGGCAGTCACGGGGCTGATCGGCACCCCCTCTGGCGGCACGCCTGCTTCCGGCGGAGCGGTGGGGCAGACGTGGTGGATGATCGTGATTGTCGTGGCGATCGCATTGGTCGGCGGGCCTTTGGGTTCGCTCGTGAAGCTTCCTGCCCCCAGTGTGCTCGGCCCGCTGCTGCTGGCGGTCACGCTGTCGATAGCCTTCCCCGAGACGCTTAACCTGCAGCCCCCAGAGGTGCTGCGGGCGCTGGCCTTCCTCTCCATCGGGTGGCTGGCCGGGGGCGCCTTATCCATGACAGCGCTGAAAAACTTTGTCCGGCAGCTTCCCTTGACGGTCTTGTTGATTGCGGCCCTGATCGCGGCCTGCGCGCTCCTGGCGGTACCCATCGCGGCATGGGTCGAAATCAACTACTTCGACGCGTATCTGGCCACCAGTCCCGGTGCCATCGACGTCGTGCTGGCCATCTCCAGCGAGAGTGGCACCGACCCAGCCGTGGTCGCCATCCAGGTAACGCGGCTCATCCTCATCCTTATCGTGGCGGCCTCCCTGCCGCGCATCATCGCCCTACTCTCCCGCCCCTAA
- a CDS encoding TRAP transporter large permease, translating to MLLTLMGLRVPIAVAMGVSGLYGIWRIGGVSVMERSLIDLPASSAASWSLSVIPMFIFMGLLLWRSGATSRIFDASRAWLNWLPGGTAVTTNMAGAGLAAASGSTIGITYAISRIGIPEMLKAGYDKRLALGSVIMAGLPGQLIPPSLLLVVYAGIANLPVGPQLLAGIVPGLLLVLVVNATIVVLALLFPSIAGEKITGVTWSDRWVSLGRVWPMPLLITVILGGLYGGVFTATEAAAVGSVGALIITAAYVRGREFWSALGSAVSGTVMATGSVFFLLIGASFVTRMLALSEVPFMFTEWVQGMGLTALQFVVASIVILIVLGMFMDPISLMLLSLPVLLPTLTALGVDLLWFGVLVVICAEVGMLTPPVGVLVFLVHKIAQSKEVNLGQNVSLGSVFSAALLGVPLTLLVIFLLIVFPDLVTWLPASGSAS from the coding sequence ATGTTGCTGACTCTGATGGGACTACGTGTGCCCATCGCGGTGGCCATGGGAGTTTCAGGGCTCTACGGCATTTGGCGCATCGGCGGCGTTTCCGTCATGGAACGCAGTCTGATTGACCTGCCGGCCTCCTCTGCGGCGAGCTGGTCGCTGAGCGTCATCCCCATGTTTATCTTCATGGGGCTGCTGCTCTGGCGCAGCGGCGCCACATCCCGTATCTTCGACGCCTCCCGGGCCTGGTTGAACTGGCTGCCCGGCGGCACCGCCGTCACCACCAATATGGCGGGCGCTGGCCTCGCCGCCGCCAGCGGATCGACCATCGGCATCACCTATGCCATCAGCCGCATTGGCATCCCGGAAATGCTCAAAGCCGGATACGACAAACGCTTGGCGTTAGGTTCCGTCATTATGGCCGGACTGCCCGGCCAATTGATTCCGCCCAGCTTGCTGCTCGTGGTCTACGCCGGCATCGCCAACCTTCCCGTGGGGCCGCAGTTACTGGCGGGTATCGTGCCGGGGCTGTTGCTGGTGCTGGTGGTCAACGCGACCATCGTCGTGCTGGCCTTGCTGTTTCCGAGTATTGCTGGTGAGAAGATCACAGGCGTGACCTGGTCGGACCGCTGGGTTTCGCTGGGCCGGGTGTGGCCGATGCCGTTGCTGATTACCGTGATACTGGGAGGGCTATACGGAGGAGTGTTCACCGCCACTGAGGCGGCCGCGGTTGGCAGCGTGGGAGCCCTGATCATCACCGCTGCTTACGTCCGTGGCAGGGAGTTTTGGTCGGCCCTCGGCAGTGCCGTCAGCGGGACTGTCATGGCGACCGGATCTGTGTTCTTCCTGCTCATCGGCGCCTCCTTTGTCACCCGCATGCTGGCGCTGAGTGAGGTTCCCTTCATGTTCACTGAATGGGTCCAGGGCATGGGGCTCACCGCTCTCCAGTTCGTGGTGGCCTCCATCGTCATCCTCATCGTCTTGGGGATGTTCATGGACCCAATTTCCCTGATGCTGTTGAGCTTGCCGGTCCTGTTGCCGACGTTGACTGCCCTAGGCGTCGACTTGCTGTGGTTTGGCGTGCTGGTTGTCATTTGCGCGGAGGTCGGAATGCTGACTCCGCCGGTGGGCGTCCTTGTTTTCTTGGTGCACAAAATTGCTCAGAGCAAGGAGGTTAACCTGGGGCAGAACGTTTCCCTGGGATCCGTGTTCAGCGCCGCGCTCTTGGGCGTGCCGCTCACGCTCCTGGTAATTTTCCTGCTCATCGTGTTCCCAGATCTAGTGACCTGGCTGCCCGCCAGCGGCTCTGCTTCTTGA
- a CDS encoding alkaline phosphatase D family protein, with amino-acid sequence MTTHDQHRDPTTRRRFLQASSAAGAMAVSFTAGASSTPAQSSSGELSSTAAQPAPNPQGDLPFLHGVASGDPVPNTVILWTRVTPSAAAAPGSGLGPDVTLTWTVARDGELMDVVKQGHAVASAAHDHTVHVDPWGLEPDTEYFFRFTVADGQHAGAVSPIGRTHTAPALSASVEEMNIAVASCANWESGFFSAYSDVAVRARAGDLDLMVFLGDYIYEYGQGEYAGFGPFRLLEPAHEIVTLADYRTRYGLYRTDPELQAAHGALPWVTVWDDHEIADNNWRGGAANHQPETEGAWTTRRDAAMQAYFEWLPIRAISPSEGGHLYRSFQYGDLVELTMMDLRTYRDQAADLFDFAAVVDPARTMAGSEQFEWLRAKISTSSAVWNVLGSSVMLSPMNLVTLREDERTVPVAEFLSEHRVGASSGSSTGSSADVVRGGGVSLNPDQWDGYVAEQRRLVELLASSASTTLVLTGDIHTEWAHALSHEGREFGCELVTSSVSAPNVDEILGLPKGNALSQVAQKYLTAANPHLRHVELDSHGYAIARVGRDQVRMQFLRTPDVTRQGAGVTVAHEMVWRQDAGFE; translated from the coding sequence ATGACTACGCATGATCAGCACCGTGACCCCACCACCCGTCGTCGTTTCCTGCAGGCCTCCTCCGCTGCCGGCGCCATGGCCGTGAGCTTCACCGCGGGCGCAAGTTCCACTCCTGCGCAGTCCTCCTCCGGGGAGCTGTCCTCCACCGCCGCCCAACCGGCGCCCAACCCGCAGGGTGACCTGCCCTTCCTGCATGGGGTGGCCTCCGGCGACCCGGTGCCGAACACGGTGATCCTGTGGACACGCGTGACCCCGTCCGCGGCCGCCGCGCCGGGTTCGGGTCTCGGACCTGACGTGACGCTTACGTGGACGGTGGCCCGGGACGGTGAGCTGATGGACGTCGTCAAGCAAGGACATGCCGTCGCCTCCGCCGCGCACGACCACACCGTGCACGTCGACCCGTGGGGTCTGGAACCGGACACGGAATACTTCTTCCGCTTCACCGTCGCCGACGGGCAGCATGCGGGCGCGGTCTCCCCCATCGGTCGCACTCACACCGCCCCAGCATTGAGTGCTTCCGTCGAGGAGATGAACATCGCGGTCGCCTCGTGTGCGAACTGGGAGTCGGGGTTCTTCTCCGCGTACTCGGACGTGGCCGTGCGCGCTCGGGCCGGCGATCTGGACCTGATGGTGTTCCTCGGCGACTACATCTACGAATACGGGCAGGGCGAGTATGCCGGCTTCGGGCCGTTCCGGCTGCTGGAGCCGGCGCATGAGATTGTCACGCTCGCCGACTACCGCACGCGCTACGGGCTGTACCGCACCGACCCGGAACTGCAGGCCGCGCACGGGGCGCTGCCGTGGGTGACGGTGTGGGACGACCACGAGATCGCCGACAACAACTGGCGGGGTGGCGCGGCCAATCACCAGCCAGAAACCGAAGGCGCGTGGACCACCCGGCGCGACGCGGCGATGCAAGCGTATTTCGAGTGGTTGCCCATCCGGGCGATCTCCCCGTCGGAGGGCGGGCACCTATATCGATCGTTCCAGTACGGGGATCTGGTGGAGCTGACGATGATGGATCTGCGCACCTACCGGGATCAGGCGGCCGACCTTTTCGATTTCGCGGCCGTGGTGGACCCGGCACGTACGATGGCGGGGTCGGAACAGTTCGAGTGGCTGCGGGCCAAGATCTCCACGTCCTCGGCGGTGTGGAATGTGCTGGGTAGTTCGGTGATGTTGTCGCCGATGAATCTGGTGACGTTGCGGGAGGATGAGCGCACTGTCCCGGTGGCGGAGTTTTTGTCGGAGCACCGGGTGGGCGCCTCGTCGGGGTCCTCGACAGGTTCGTCCGCTGATGTGGTGCGTGGCGGCGGGGTGTCGCTGAATCCGGATCAGTGGGACGGCTACGTCGCAGAGCAGCGCCGCCTGGTGGAGTTGCTGGCCTCGAGCGCTTCGACGACGTTGGTGCTGACCGGGGACATCCACACGGAGTGGGCGCACGCGCTGTCCCATGAGGGCCGGGAGTTCGGGTGCGAGTTGGTGACCTCCTCGGTGTCGGCGCCGAATGTGGATGAGATTCTGGGCCTCCCGAAAGGCAATGCGTTGTCGCAGGTGGCGCAGAAGTATCTGACGGCGGCGAATCCGCACCTGCGGCACGTGGAGCTGGATTCCCACGGGTACGCGATCGCGCGGGTGGGGCGCGATCAGGTGCGCATGCAGTTTCTGCGGACGCCAGACGTGACCAGACAGGGCGCCGGGGTGACGGTAGCCCACGAGATGGTGTGGCGGCAGGACGCGGGATTCGAGTAG
- a CDS encoding type 2 periplasmic-binding domain-containing protein, protein MPTQLVADGGEVPVTVVKANPPYGPDHMMSTAMTQFGDVVTETAEGQVAFEHFFADSLVRQPEVATSLAGGVIDLGYLGMAYTPASFPIDSWASQLGYGGDERPVVGLLAGAAATVEWAYSIPELSTELETAGVYPLIPRLQNHDNYQMLCNEPVTSLEDAAGKRVRVGGELYSNAVEALGMTPVTLSGSEIYEAFERGVVDCFVGAEPDMTGLGLWEVGKNFVRVGFPGWSSISLASSEAFMESLTPEQKAAFDDNRAEFMKIYYEGYFDEQKLFHQKQEEMGISTLAPEQDLRQAIDTHFATLRDDMADNPPGNVEKPDEAIVRYEELRQKWTDIVVDLGYDQGYADHREWAEALGDGSVDLQPWADKLDEEIFSDLP, encoded by the coding sequence ATGCCTACGCAACTGGTGGCGGATGGGGGTGAAGTGCCCGTCACTGTCGTCAAGGCGAACCCGCCCTATGGTCCAGATCACATGATGAGTACCGCGATGACCCAGTTTGGGGACGTGGTCACGGAAACGGCTGAAGGGCAAGTGGCCTTCGAGCACTTTTTCGCCGACTCGCTAGTCCGTCAGCCTGAAGTGGCCACCAGCCTCGCCGGGGGCGTGATCGACTTGGGATACCTCGGGATGGCGTACACGCCAGCCTCGTTCCCCATCGACAGCTGGGCTTCACAACTCGGTTACGGCGGGGACGAGCGTCCCGTGGTGGGGTTGCTGGCCGGCGCGGCCGCCACGGTGGAGTGGGCGTACTCGATCCCCGAGTTGTCCACCGAGCTGGAGACGGCTGGCGTGTACCCGCTTATCCCGCGTCTGCAGAACCATGACAACTATCAAATGTTGTGCAATGAGCCCGTCACCAGCTTGGAGGACGCAGCTGGCAAACGGGTGCGCGTCGGCGGCGAACTCTACTCCAACGCCGTAGAGGCGCTCGGCATGACGCCGGTGACTCTGTCTGGATCCGAGATCTACGAAGCTTTCGAACGTGGTGTCGTCGACTGCTTCGTGGGGGCGGAACCGGATATGACCGGCTTGGGCCTGTGGGAAGTCGGCAAAAACTTCGTCCGGGTCGGATTCCCCGGCTGGAGCAGCATCTCGCTCGCCTCCAGCGAAGCCTTCATGGAGTCACTGACACCCGAACAAAAGGCCGCCTTCGACGACAACCGCGCCGAGTTCATGAAGATCTACTACGAAGGCTACTTCGACGAACAAAAGCTCTTCCATCAGAAGCAAGAAGAGATGGGGATCAGCACTCTGGCCCCTGAACAGGATTTGCGACAGGCCATCGATACACACTTTGCCACCCTGCGTGACGACATGGCCGACAATCCCCCCGGCAACGTGGAAAAACCCGATGAGGCGATCGTCCGCTACGAAGAATTGCGTCAAAAGTGGACCGACATCGTCGTCGACCTAGGTTACGACCAGGGGTACGCAGATCATCGCGAGTGGGCAGAAGCACTCGGCGACGGATCGGTCGACCTGCAGCCCTGGGCGGACAAGTTGGATGAAGAAATTTTCTCAGACCTGCCATGA
- a CDS encoding UTP--glucose-1-phosphate uridylyltransferase, whose translation MTQTNHSNHNGVMTVVVPAAGMGTRFLPATKTVPKELLPVVDTPGIELIAEEAAELGASRLAVITAPSKDGVLAHFGDFSGLVETLESRDKGEQVAKVKRAGELIQPVAVEQEQPLGLGHAVGLAESALDEDEDAFAVMLPDDLVLAEAGGAGVLELMCRVRQQFGGSVLCAFEVERDEVFNYGVFEVEEIDGASGLPGELVKSVAGMVEKPEPAAAPSTLAAAGRYLLDRSVFDALRRITPGKGGELQLTDAIELMIQEGHPVHVVVHTGKRHDLGNPAGYIPANVDFGLRHPKYGPALYRSIKQVIADFEAEQERLATTEADELVEKAAESPLSVSPGR comes from the coding sequence ATGACTCAGACAAACCACAGTAACCATAATGGCGTCATGACGGTCGTCGTGCCGGCGGCTGGCATGGGCACTCGGTTTCTGCCGGCCACGAAGACGGTGCCGAAGGAACTGCTTCCGGTGGTGGACACCCCCGGCATCGAGTTGATCGCGGAGGAGGCCGCGGAGTTAGGGGCGTCGCGTTTGGCGGTGATCACCGCTCCGTCCAAGGATGGGGTGCTGGCGCACTTCGGTGATTTCTCGGGCTTGGTGGAGACGCTGGAGTCCCGGGACAAGGGCGAGCAGGTGGCCAAGGTCAAGCGTGCCGGTGAGTTGATTCAGCCGGTGGCCGTGGAGCAGGAGCAGCCGCTGGGATTAGGACATGCGGTCGGGCTGGCGGAGAGCGCGCTCGATGAGGATGAAGATGCGTTCGCGGTCATGCTGCCGGATGACCTGGTGTTGGCTGAGGCCGGTGGCGCGGGTGTGCTGGAGTTGATGTGCCGGGTGCGGCAGCAGTTCGGCGGCAGCGTGCTGTGCGCGTTCGAGGTCGAGCGCGATGAGGTGTTCAATTACGGTGTCTTCGAGGTCGAGGAGATCGACGGGGCGTCCGGGTTGCCGGGTGAGTTAGTGAAGTCGGTGGCCGGGATGGTGGAGAAGCCGGAGCCAGCGGCGGCCCCGTCGACGTTGGCGGCTGCGGGGCGGTACTTGCTGGACCGTTCCGTGTTCGATGCCTTGCGTCGCATCACCCCGGGCAAAGGCGGCGAGTTGCAGCTGACGGACGCGATTGAACTGATGATTCAGGAAGGGCACCCGGTACACGTGGTGGTGCACACGGGTAAACGGCATGATCTGGGTAATCCGGCCGGGTACATTCCGGCGAACGTGGACTTCGGTCTGCGTCACCCCAAGTATGGCCCGGCGTTGTATCGCTCCATCAAGCAGGTCATCGCTGACTTCGAGGCCGAGCAGGAGCGCCTGGCGACGACGGAGGCCGATGAGCTGGTGGAAAAAGCCGCAGAATCACCCCTGTCGGTGTCGCCGGGTCGATAA
- a CDS encoding cupin domain-containing protein, producing the protein MAAANKPTTKLLEEGELFDTKQMSATGGATMPRHKASRESALIVTHGQCVVKFDEENRVLEQGESVILPEDAWHAVQADPEFTAVHIMPKGIRFTFSG; encoded by the coding sequence ATGGCCGCTGCCAATAAGCCGACGACGAAGTTGCTCGAAGAGGGCGAACTATTCGACACAAAACAGATGTCCGCGACCGGCGGCGCCACGATGCCGCGGCATAAAGCGTCCCGGGAGTCGGCGCTGATCGTGACCCACGGGCAGTGCGTGGTGAAGTTCGACGAGGAAAACCGCGTCCTGGAGCAGGGTGAATCGGTGATCCTGCCGGAGGATGCGTGGCACGCGGTGCAGGCGGACCCGGAGTTCACAGCCGTGCACATCATGCCTAAGGGCATTCGCTTCACCTTCTCCGGGTAG
- a CDS encoding VOC family protein: protein MPIFKQNPHPSSLIERPAEELLAAGTTMGAVELLVRDLDAMITFYNEGMLLDVLQQTGEAAVLGKNSEPSVILRQVTDLPPFDPRGAGLFHTAILYGTETELSAAVLNVAQRYPNSFTGTGDHIYSEAFYFNDPEGNGVELYHDRPKDKWIREDNGLYAQATNPLDPNDYLQSHADQNALNAANSTLGHVHLQVGDTGKARDFYAGVLGFEVTGELDTVVFVAAGGYHHHIGLNVFRSKGAGPRAAAYGLGRVDIDVPTEADRAALADRLKEHQVEAADDGRTLEFRDPWNSLIRVKSATAEKLTV from the coding sequence ATGCCCATCTTCAAGCAAAACCCGCACCCCAGCTCCCTGATCGAACGCCCCGCCGAGGAGCTGCTCGCCGCCGGCACCACGATGGGCGCCGTCGAACTGCTGGTCCGCGACCTCGACGCCATGATCACGTTCTACAACGAGGGCATGCTTCTCGACGTCCTCCAGCAGACAGGCGAGGCAGCCGTGCTGGGCAAGAACTCCGAGCCGAGCGTCATCCTGCGCCAGGTCACTGACCTGCCGCCGTTTGATCCGCGCGGCGCCGGCCTGTTCCACACCGCCATCCTCTACGGCACCGAGACTGAGCTGTCCGCCGCCGTGCTCAACGTCGCCCAGCGCTACCCCAACTCCTTCACCGGCACCGGCGATCACATCTACTCCGAGGCGTTTTACTTCAACGACCCGGAAGGCAACGGCGTGGAGCTCTACCACGACCGCCCGAAGGACAAGTGGATCCGCGAGGATAACGGCCTCTACGCCCAGGCCACCAACCCGCTGGACCCCAACGACTACCTCCAAAGCCACGCCGACCAGAACGCGCTGAACGCGGCCAACTCCACCCTGGGGCACGTGCACCTGCAGGTCGGCGACACCGGCAAGGCGCGCGACTTCTACGCCGGCGTGCTCGGCTTCGAGGTCACCGGCGAGCTGGACACCGTCGTGTTCGTCGCCGCCGGCGGCTACCACCACCACATCGGACTGAACGTGTTCCGCTCCAAGGGGGCAGGCCCGCGCGCCGCCGCCTACGGTCTGGGCCGCGTCGACATCGACGTGCCCACCGAGGCCGACCGCGCAGCGCTCGCCGACCGACTGAAGGAGCACCAGGTCGAGGCCGCCGATGACGGCCGCACCCTGGAATTCCGCGATCCCTGGAACTCGCTGATCCGCGTGAAGTCTGCCACCGCTGAGAAGCTCACCGTCTAG